Below is a window of Escherichia coli DSM 30083 = JCM 1649 = ATCC 11775 DNA.
AATAAATCCAGATAACGCTCAACGTGCGCCCTTGCCTGCTCATCGCCTTGATCATAAAGCGCAATGATCTCAGGAGCCTGCAACGGTTGATGATAATAGTGTTGATACAGCCACGCAAAACCGCGACCAGACAGATAATTTTCAATGCAGCCATGCTGACCACAGCCGCAGCGGCGTAACGGGAAATCCAGCCCCATCATGGTTAACGCATCAACCGGCAGACGCATATGGCCAAACTCGCCGGTAATATAGCTTTTACCGGTAATGGGTTTACCGTTGAAAATCAGCCCGCCGCCAACGCCGGTGCCGAGAATCAACCCCATCACCAGTGGATATTGAGTAAATTCATCATCCCATGCTTCAGAAAGGGCAAAGCAGTTGGCATCGTTATCAAGGCGTACATCGCGATCAAGACGTGCGCTCAGGTCGGCACGCAGCGGTTTACCGCTGGCAGCAGGGACATTGGCGGCATACAGCGTACCATCTTCTGTTTCCGGCATTCCCGGAATACCGATGCCGACAGAACCTTTACAGCCAAAACGCCGGTCAGCTTCGGCTACCAGCTCGCACACTGCATCTAAAAATGCGTCATAGCTGTCACGCGGTGTCGGCACCCGCTTTTCCCACTGCAACTGCCGACCGCTATCAAACACGCCTAGCGCAATTTTTGTTCCACCAATATCAAACCCGTAATACATTGCCGCTCCTTGTTTTAATGTACTGCCTTTACTGGCCGCTAAGGACTCGCGCAGGGTCAATATTACTGGCGCGCCGCGCCGGATACCAGCTTGCCAAAAGACTCAGCAACAATGCTGTGACCAGTACGTAGAAGACGTCCAGCCAGTGCAATTCCGATGGCAAGAAGTCAATAAAATAGATATCGCTGGAGAGGAACTGATGACCGATCAGCTTTTCAATCCACTCAATAATCGGGGTAAGTTGCAGTGAAACAACTACGCCGATAATCACACCACACAGGCTGCCGAACAGCCCTGCCAGCAATCCATACCAGACAAAGATGGCGCGAATTAAACCATCTTTCGCCCCCAGCGTTCTTAATACTGCGATATCGCCACTCTTGTCTTTCACCGCCATCACTAAGGTGGAGACGATGTTGAAACAGGCCACACCAATCACCAGTACCATCGCCAGATACATAATGGCGCGGATCATCTGGATATCGCGATACATATAGCCGTAAGTACCAATCCAGCTTTTAATATAAACATAGCTGTTGGTCACTTCCCCCGCATCGCGTACCAGCTTATTGGCGTTGAAAACATCCGTCATTTTAAGGGCAATACCTGACACGCTGGAACCCATATCAAGATATTGCTGAGCATCGGCCAGCGGGATCATGGCAAAACTGTGATCGAGTTGGCCACTC
It encodes the following:
- the nagK gene encoding N-acetylglucosamine kinase is translated as MYYGFDIGGTKIALGVFDSGRQLQWEKRVPTPRDSYDAFLDAVCELVAEADRRFGCKGSVGIGIPGMPETEDGTLYAANVPAASGKPLRADLSARLDRDVRLDNDANCFALSEAWDDEFTQYPLVMGLILGTGVGGGLIFNGKPITGKSYITGEFGHMRLPVDALTMMGLDFPLRRCGCGQHGCIENYLSGRGFAWLYQHYYHQPLQAPEIIALYDQGDEQARAHVERYLDLLAVCLGNILTIVDPDLVVIGGGLSNFPAITTQLAERLPRHLLPVARVPRIERARHGDAGGMRGAAFLHLTD
- the lolE gene encoding lipoprotein-releasing ABC transporter permease subunit LolE; this translates as MAMPLSLLIGLRFSRGRRRGGMVSLISVISTIGIALGVAVLIVGLSAMNGFERELNNRILAVVPHGEIEAVDQPWTNWQEALDNVQKVPGIAAAAPYINFTGLVESGANLRAIQVKGVNPQQEQRLSALPSFVQGDAWRNFKAGEQQIIIGKGVADALKVKQGDWVSIMIPNSNPEHKLMQPKRVRLHIAGILQLSGQLDHSFAMIPLADAQQYLDMGSSVSGIALKMTDVFNANKLVRDAGEVTNSYVYIKSWIGTYGYMYRDIQMIRAIMYLAMVLVIGVACFNIVSTLVMAVKDKSGDIAVLRTLGAKDGLIRAIFVWYGLLAGLFGSLCGVIIGVVVSLQLTPIIEWIEKLIGHQFLSSDIYFIDFLPSELHWLDVFYVLVTALLLSLLASWYPARRASNIDPARVLSGQ